Sequence from the Paenibacillus riograndensis SBR5 genome:
ATTGGCGATCCGGATAATTACTGGGCACAAGGCGGAGTCAATCTGTTCCTGAAGAACGACACTTCTTGGAATAACCTGATCAACTCCCCTACCAAAGGTGAATATATCAGTGACCAATCTCCAAATGCTCAATATAATCGTTCTGCTCTTTTGTATGGAACCTCGCTGAATGTTTATCTTGTCATTTCTGAAGCGAAATGCTCATTGGATCAGTTCCGTACTGCAATCAAATTAGGCATAGACACTACCAATGGAATTGAGGGAATTATTCTGGACGGTGCCAATGCCACTCAGATGAACGTTCCGGATTCCAGCTATTCCTTTATGGGCGGATCAAGCCGGAAACTGCCTGCCATGATTCAGGTCGTTAATAATGTTCCGCTCTAATTAAAAGCATAATGGTCAAATTCATAAGTGCTCCAACTTGTCCTGTCCATCTGCTGCACTTTCTGCAATAGAATTAGGCCCCGCACCGGGAAATTTCACTTCTATTGCACTTTATACACTCAAAAAGTTCAAATTCGTCAATTTGCTGCATCTGAGCAGAAATCTGCTGTACAAACGAGACAATTTCATAATTCAAAACCCTTGCTAGGATTGGTTTTTTTGAGCATAGAAAAGGGAGTACCTCCCCAAATCTCGAAGATATAGGTGACCAAACCAACATCCGAGAATGAAAAGAGGTAATCCCCATGTATTCTATTCGGCAAGAAGAGCTGTTTTCCTTTGAGGATTTGTTGCTGATGCGACCGGAAGATAAATACAGTCAGATCTTTGAACACTTAAATCTCGCTCCGGTCTTGCACGCGCTTGGAAAAAAGAACAACCGTGGGCGGCCGGAAGAACTAAACGTACCCGCGATGATCTACTCGCTGCTCATCGCAAAAATGGAGGGCATCGAGTTTGTATCCGCGTTGGTCCGGCGACTTCGATTCAGCGAGGAATTTCGGGTGCAGTGCCGGTTCACCGGTTCCAACCGCATCCCGAGCGAAGCCTCGTACTCCCGTTTGATTCATGTGCTTGAGCAAACGGGCATGCTCGAGGACCTTCAGGATACTCTGGTGCTGTCCGCCCTGGAGGAAGAGTTCGTTACGGGTATGCATCTCGCTTTGGATTCCTCTATCGTTGAGGCTTGGGATAGCCTATTTAGCGAAGCTGCATCCAAACGCCGCGCGGCCCGCCGTGCTAAAAAGCCAAGTGATGCTCCGGTGGCTCAGCAGCTGCAGCTAGAACTCACCGAGCCCGAGTCCGAGCCTGTGGACGAGCGGCCCAAAAAACCCGTCTACCCGCCTGGACGTCCTTCTGCTGAAGAAAAGGAACGTCGGCGCAAGGAACGGGAAGCTTATGAAGAGAGCCTAGGACCGTTTGAGAAAACCATTGAACAGATGCTGCCCTACACGTACGATGAATTGCTTGCAGCATTACCCCGGCATGCCGCGCGTTGTGACAAGAAAAATGCGAAAGGTAGACTTACCAGTTATTACGGGTTCAAGGCAAATCTGCTGGTCGATGCGGACTGTCAGTATATTCTTAGTGGCTTATGGAGTTCGGCGAATTTGAATGACCAGCGCATGGCGGTTATCCTTCTCAAAGGCCTGCTCCTGAAGTTTCCTAGGTTAAACGTAAAGCATGTCTTGGGAGACAAAGGGTACGACAGCGCAGCCATCTACCAGTTGATTCATTCGTTAGGCGCCTATCCTACGATTCCAATGATTCACCACAAAGAGCCGCCCAAGGGAATGAACTCGGACTACAATCCCGTATGCTCACAGGGGCATACCTACCGCTACGACAGTTTTGATGCCAAGTACGAAACGCTGAAGTATACCCAGCCGAGCCAGTGCAAAGACTGTCCACTTTCCGGTTCCGGCTGCCAAAAGGTGTTTAAAATCCGCATACAAACGGATTTACGCAAGCACACCTATCCCGCAAGAGGTAGCGAGAGCTTTACAGAGCTGTACAAGAAGCGTACGGCAGTGGAGCGAGTTTTTGCATATCTTAAAGAGTATTTTGGCATGAAACGTACGCGTCACCGCGGCGTCCGGGCAAGAGTTGATTTCCAGCTCAGTACACTAGCTTACAATCTCAGCAAGTTTGCGCTAGACAAGTTAAACCAGCGGTTACGCAACTCCCAGCAAGTGGCCTGATTTTTTAAAAAATGACCTTAGATTTTGGCCGAGTCTTGCTATTCAGCAAACTGAATTATGAAATTGACTCCAAACTACAACAGAATGCAATTTGAGAGGGGAGATGGCGGCATTCTGCTGTATCAAGTGCAACAGAACCAAACCA
This genomic interval carries:
- a CDS encoding transposase, giving the protein MYSIRQEELFSFEDLLLMRPEDKYSQIFEHLNLAPVLHALGKKNNRGRPEELNVPAMIYSLLIAKMEGIEFVSALVRRLRFSEEFRVQCRFTGSNRIPSEASYSRLIHVLEQTGMLEDLQDTLVLSALEEEFVTGMHLALDSSIVEAWDSLFSEAASKRRAARRAKKPSDAPVAQQLQLELTEPESEPVDERPKKPVYPPGRPSAEEKERRRKEREAYEESLGPFEKTIEQMLPYTYDELLAALPRHAARCDKKNAKGRLTSYYGFKANLLVDADCQYILSGLWSSANLNDQRMAVILLKGLLLKFPRLNVKHVLGDKGYDSAAIYQLIHSLGAYPTIPMIHHKEPPKGMNSDYNPVCSQGHTYRYDSFDAKYETLKYTQPSQCKDCPLSGSGCQKVFKIRIQTDLRKHTYPARGSESFTELYKKRTAVERVFAYLKEYFGMKRTRHRGVRARVDFQLSTLAYNLSKFALDKLNQRLRNSQQVA